In the Anaerolineae bacterium genome, one interval contains:
- a CDS encoding LysM peptidoglycan-binding domain-containing protein: MRARWVSALLMALLLFAAGALPALAQEPVHIVQAGETLSSIAARYGVSAQALAQANQLTNRDWIYVGQRLRIPSQGTSASAGEPAGYHVVSYGESLTAIAWKYGVSVEDLVRANGLPNPNFVFAGQRLVIPSGSAQTASAASTASAGSDTFHIVQAGQTLTSIAASYGVSISAIMQANGLRNQNFIYVGQRLRIPSPGSAPASSSAIP; the protein is encoded by the coding sequence ATGCGCGCCCGCTGGGTTTCCGCTCTGCTGATGGCATTACTGCTGTTCGCCGCCGGCGCCCTGCCGGCCCTGGCCCAGGAACCGGTGCATATCGTCCAAGCCGGCGAGACGCTGAGCAGTATCGCCGCGCGCTACGGCGTCAGCGCCCAGGCCCTGGCGCAGGCCAACCAGCTCACCAACCGCGACTGGATCTATGTCGGACAGCGCCTGCGCATCCCCTCACAGGGCACCAGCGCCTCGGCCGGCGAGCCTGCCGGCTATCACGTGGTGAGCTACGGCGAGAGCCTCACCGCGATCGCCTGGAAGTACGGCGTGAGCGTGGAAGACCTGGTGCGGGCCAACGGCCTGCCGAACCCCAACTTTGTGTTCGCCGGCCAACGGCTGGTGATCCCCTCCGGCAGTGCCCAAACGGCCAGCGCCGCCTCCACCGCCAGCGCCGGCAGTGACACCTTCCACATCGTGCAGGCCGGGCAGACGCTGACCAGCATCGCGGCGAGCTACGGCGTATCGATCAGCGCCATCATGCAGGCCAACGGCCTGCGCAATCAAAACTTTATCTATGTGGGGCAAAGGCTCCGCATCCCGTCCCCGGGCTCTGCGCCGGCCTCATCCTCCGCGATTCC